In Malus sylvestris chromosome 16, drMalSylv7.2, whole genome shotgun sequence, the following are encoded in one genomic region:
- the LOC126608707 gene encoding CBL-interacting serine/threonine-protein kinase 1-like isoform X3, with translation MRNDSSHEIMFIMQVVASKTKIYMILEYVTSGELFDKIAHNGKLTETEGRKLFQQLIDGVSYCHNKGVSHRDLKLENVLVDAKGNIKISDFGLSALPQDFREDGLLHTTCGSPNYVAPEILANKGYDGATSDVWSCGVILYVILTGFLPFDDRNLAVLYQKILKGETSIPKWLSPGAKNLIKRILDPNPATRITMTGIKSDEWFKQDYSPVNPDEEEEDKNVDDEAFSIHEVPSEGERSPDAQHPYTHINAFQLIGMSSCLDLSGFFEKEDVSERKIRFTSNHSAKDLLEKIEEIVLEMGYCVQKKNGRLKVMEERKGERSACSLSVAAEVFEISPSLFVVELRKSCGDSSAYRQALNPVFGYVQLCKKLSNDLGVPSSQELLTS, from the exons ATGAG GAATGACTCCTCACATGAAATCATGTTTATCATGCAGGTTGTAGCAAGCAAAACCAAGATTTACATGATCCTCGAATATGTTACCAGCGGCgaattgtttgacaaaatt GCACACAACGGAAAACTTACAGAGACCGAAGGCAGGAAGCTTTTCCAACAATTAATCGACGGTGTGAGCTACTGTCACAACAAAGGCGTCTCCCATCGGGATCTTAAG CTGGAGAATGTTCTTGTCGATGCTAAGGGGAACATAAAGATATCGGACTTTGGCCTTAGCGCTTTGCCCCAGGATTTTCGG GAAGATGGTTTGCTTCATACAACCTGTGGAAGCCCCAACTATGTTGCTCCCGAGATTCTTGCTAACAAAGGTTATGATGGTGCCACCTCCGATGTATGGTCATGTGGTGTCATCTTATACGTCATTCTCACCGGATTTCTCCCTTTCGATGATAGAAATCTTGCAGTTCTCTATCAGAAG ATCTTAAAGGGCGAAACTTCGATACCGAAATGGTTATCACCCGGTGCAAAAAACTTGATCAAGAGGATTCTCGATCCCAACCCTGCTACCAGAATAACAATGACTGGCATCAAGTCAGACGAATGGTTCAAGCAGGATTACTCTCCTGTAAAtcctgatgaagaagaagaagataaaaacGTCGATGATGAAGCTTTCTCAATACATGAAGTG CCATCTGAGGGGGAGAGGAGTCCAGACGCCCAGCACCCATACACGCATATCAATGCCTTTCAGTTGATCGGAATGTCCTCATGTCTAGACCTCTCCGGCTTCTTTGAGAAAGAG GATGTGTCTGAGAGGAAGATTAGATTTACGTCGAACCACTCTGCTAAAGATTTGCTCGAGAAAATCGAAGAAATTGTATTGGAGATGGGATATTGTGTCCAGAAGAAAAATGGAAGG TTGAAAGTGATGGAAGAACGCAAGGGGGAGAGAAGTGCGTGCAGTCTATCAGTTGCAGCAGAG GTGTTTGAGATAAGCCCATCTTTATTTGTAGTAGAGTTGAGAAAATCATGCGGTGATTCTTCTGCATATAGACAG GCATTAAATCCAGTTTTTGGGTATGTGCAGTTGTGTAAAAAGCTTTCAAATGATTTAGGTGTTCCCTCAAGCCAAGAGTTGCTGACTAGCTGA
- the LOC126606757 gene encoding pentatricopeptide repeat-containing protein At5g66520-like has protein sequence MTSLQVLQPTGPTPASLSSPRTHISPLRGLESCSTMAELKQLHSQVIRLGLAADNDAMGRVIKFCALSKNGDLGYALQVFDAMPQPDAFIYNTVMRGYLQCQLPRDCIVLYSQMLQDFVTPNRFTFPSVVRACCADGAVGEGKQVHAHVVKLGFGDDGFCQNNLIHMYVKFQSLEEARRVFDKMPRVDVVSWTTLIAGYSQWGFVDEAFEMFELMPEKNSVSWNAMISSYVQSDRFHEAFALFQRMRVENVELDKFMAASMLSACTGLGALEQGKWIHGYIEKSGIELDSKLATTIIDMYCKCGCLEKAFEVFNGLPRKGISSWNCMIGGLAMHGKGEAAVELFEQMQRDMVAPDNITFVNVLSACAHSGLVEKGQQYFRCMVEVHGIEPRTEHFGCMVDLLGRAGRLEEARKLINEMPMSPDVGVLGALLGACKIHGNVELGDEIGRRVIELEPENSGRYVLLANLYANAGRWDDVANVRRLMNDRGVKKVPGFSMIELEGAVSEFIAGGGSHPQTKEIYSKVDEMLKCIRSAGYVPDTEGVLHDLDEEEKENPLYYHSEKLAIAYGLLKTKPRETLRISKNLRVCKDCHQASKLISKVFDREIIVRDRNRFHHFKGGECSCKDYW, from the coding sequence ATGACTTCGCTGCAAGTCCTTCAACCCACCGGTCCCACCCCAGCCTCCCTAAGCTCGCCCAGGACCCACATTTCACCGTTACGCGGCCTGGAATCATGCTCTACCATGGCGGAGCTCAAGCAGTTGCACTCCCAAGTCATCAGGCTCGGCCTTGCCGCCGACAACGACGCTATGGGCCGGGTCATCAAGTTCTGCGCCCTCTCCAAAAATGGCGATTTGGGTTATGCCCTCCAGGTGTTCGACGCAATGCCTCAACCGGACGCATTCATTTACAACACCGTAATGAGAGGTTACTTGCAGTGCCAATTGCCGAGAGATTGCATTGTTTTGTACTCGCAGATGTTGCAGGACTTTGTGACTCCAAATAGGTTCACGTTTCCGTCTGTTGTACGAGCTTGTTGCGCTGATGGTGCTGTTGGAGAAGGGAAACAAGTCCATGCCCATGTCGTTAAACTCGGGTTTGGAGATGATGGGTTTTGTCAGAACAATTTGATTCACATGTATGTGAAGTTTCAGTCTTTGGAGGAAGCTAGAAGGGTGTTTGACAAGATGCCCCGGGTGGATGTTGTGTCTTGGACGACTTTGATTGCTGGGTACTCCCAGTGGGGCTTTGTCGATGAGGCTTTTGAAATGTTCGAGTTGATGCCCGAGAAGAATTCTGTATCTTGGAATGCAATGATTTCCTCTTATGTCCAAAGTGATCGTTTTCATGAGGCGTTTGCTTTGTTTCAAAGAATGCGTGTGGAAAACGTAGAATTGGATAAGTTCATGGCGGCTAGTATGTTATCAGCTTGTACAGGTTTAGGTGCTCTAGAACAAGGGAAGTGGATACATGGATATATTGAGAAAAGTGGGATTGAGTTGGactcgaaacttgcaacaacgatCATTGACATGTATTGCAAATGTGGCTGCCTGGAGAAGGCTTTTGAAGTTTTCAATGGTTTGCCCCGTAAAGGGATTTCTTCATGGAATTGCATGATTGGCGGGCTAGCAATGCACGGGAAAGGAGAGGCAGCCGTTGAGCTTTTCGAGCAGATGCAAAGGGACATGGTAGCTCCCGACAACATTACTTTTGTTAATGTTCTGAGTGCATGTGCTCACTCAGGGTTAGTAGAAAAGGGGCAGCAGTACTTCCGCTGCATGGTTGAAGTCCACGGTATTGAGCCCCGAACAGAGCATTTTGGCTGCATGGTTGATCTTCTTGGACGAGCCGGGAGGCTGGAGGAAGCAAGAAAGCTAATAAACGAGATGCCTATGAGCCCCGATGTAGGTGTCTTGGGTGCTCTCCTCGGAGCTTGTAAGATCCATGGAAATGTTGAACTGGGAGATGAAATAGGGAGGAGGGTAATCGAACTGGAACCAGAAAATAGCGGGCGCTATGTGTTGTTAGCCAATCTATACGCAAATGCGGGCAGATGGGACGATGTTGCCAATGTGAGGAGGTTGATGAATGACAGAGGAGTGAAGAAGGTTCCCGGATTTTCCATGATTGAATTGGAAGGCGCTGTCAGTGAATTCATTGCCGGCGGAGGGTCTCATCCTCAGACAAAAGAGATATACTCGAAAGTGGATGAAATGTTGAAATGTATAAGATCTGCAGGATATGTTCCGGACACAGAGGGAGTGTTGCATGACCTCGACGAGGAGGAAAAGGAGAACCCTTTATACTACCACAGTGAGAAACTTGCAATTGCATATGGCCTGTTGAAGACAAAACCCAGGGAAACTCTTCGTATATCGAAGAATTTACGAGTCTGCAAAGACTGCCACCAGGCAAGCAAGCTGATCTCGAAGGTTTTCGACCGCGAAATAATCGTGAGGGATAGAAATCGCTTCCACCATTTTAAAGGGGGAGAGTGTTCTTGTAAAGATTACTGGTAA
- the LOC126606761 gene encoding 50S ribosomal protein L3-2, mitochondrial-like has protein sequence MSALSRGLISRLRLLSLNPSSSASPPTAAANATTSFTQTRCHFFRWFSSEATVDATEAVADRRPVIEAKPGPMSPGSKRTGLIAVKCGMTALWDKWGARVPITVLWVDDNIVSQVKTPEKEGFPALQIGCGQKKAKHLTKPEVGHFRAQGVPLKRKLHEFPVSNDALLPIGMEIGVRHFVPGQYVDVTGITRGKGFQGGMKRHGFSGMPASHGASLSHRSIGSTGQRDDAGKVFKGRKMPGRMGGKQRTVKNVWVYKIDPARNLMWVKGQVPGAEGNFVFIRDAFYKKPDVSSLPFPTYFASEDEDPSKLEPLVADLGEVDPFMVAD, from the exons ATGTCGGCGCTATCGAGAGGCCTCATTTCCCGCCTCCGCCTTCTCTCACTCAACCCCTCCTCTTCTGCTTCTCCTCCTACTGCTGCCGCTAATGCTACGACGTCGTTTACGCAGACTCGGTGCCATTTCTTCAGATGGTTCAGCTCTGAGGCCACGGTGGATGCGACGGAGGCCGTCGCGGACAGGAGACCGGTTATCGAAGCGAAGCCAGGGCCGATGAGCCCGGGTTCGAAGAGGACCGGGCTTATAGCCGTCAAGTGCGGGATGACTGCGCTCTGGGACAAATGGGGCGCTAGGGTTCCGATAACTGTGCTCTGGGTCGATGATAATATCGTCTCTCAGGTCAAGACCCCCGAGAAGGAAGGCTTCCCTGCTCTCCAG ATTGGTTGCGGACAGAAGAAAGCAAAACATTTGACAAAGCCAGAGGTGGGTCATTTCCGAGCTCAGGGTGTTCCACTTAAGAGGAAATTGCACGAGTTTCCTGTATCAAATGATGCGCTTCTTCCTATTGGTATGGAAATTGGTGTTCGCCATTTTGTACCAGGCCAATATGTTGATGTCACAGGAATCACGCGAGGGAAAGGTTTCCAG GGTGGAATGAAAAGGCACGGTTTTAGTGGTATGCCAGCATCCCATGGCGCATCTCTGTCACACCGAAGTATTGGTTCTACAGGTCAGAGAGATGATGCTGGAAAG GTCTTTAAAGGCAGAAAAATGCCAGGGCGCATGGGTGGGAAACAGAGAACGGTGAAAAATGTATGGGTCTACAAAattgatcctgcaaggaatttGATGTGGGTGAAAGGCCAA GTCCCAGGTGCTGAAGGAAACTTTGTTTTCATAAGAGATGCTTTCTACAAGAAACCTGATGTTTCATCGCTACcatttccaacttattttgCTTCAGAGGATGAGGATCCATCCAAGTTAGAACCACTAGTTGCTGATCTTGGAGAAGTAGATCCGTTCATGGTGGCAGATTAA
- the LOC126606762 gene encoding uncharacterized protein LOC126606762, whose protein sequence is MAMRRDEPELERRLCGVCGSSERWFLHYIRHKGAFQRLCTNCVLQNYRDLYCPLCLDFFDQPLPARDRVMCVKCPSVSHSACVLVANSSFHGFECRTCPQGYPFFTLNRPQNDANDAKTAFVIDKANAKALVAAAKIAAASMAKAAILARTDSERRVREAVLAKKKAREALEKLSSLVNKQKQQDSKAGDVSGPESLNGKPKLESSGGIPAAPKIVKAEGSNGLVGDRLKISNVDAMEE, encoded by the coding sequence ATGGCAATGAGGCGAGACGAACCAGAACTCGAGAGGCGACTCTGCGGCGTCTGCGGCTCCTCCGAACGGTGGTTCCTCCACTACATACGTCACAAAGGGGCGTTTCAGAGGCTCTGCACCAACTGCGTCCTCCAAAACTACCGAGACCTCTACTGCCCTCTCTGTCTCGACTTCTTCGACCAACCGCTTCCGGCACGTGACCGTGTCATGTGCGTCAAGTGCCCTTCCGTTTCTCACTCCGCCTGTGTCCTCGTCGCTAATTCCTCCTTCCATGGCTTCGAGTGCCGTACCTGCCCACAGGGCTAccccttcttcaccctcaatcGCCCCCAAAACGACGCCAACGACGCCAAAACGGCATTCGTCATCGACAAGGCCAACGCCAAGGCCCTCGTCGCCGCCGCCAAAATTGCGGCGGCTTCAATGGCGAAAGCCGCCATCTTGGCCAGGACCGACTCCGAGCGCCGCGTCAGGGAGGCCGTGTTGGCGAAGAAGAAGGCGAGGGAGGCATTGGAGAAACTCAGTTCTCTTGTTAACAAGCAGAAGCAGCAGGATTCGAAAGCTGGAGATGTTTCGGGGCCTGAGAGCCTCAACGGGAAGCCGAAATTGGAGAGTTCTGGTGGAATTCCAGCGGCGCCCAAGATTGTTAAGGCTGAGGGAAGTAATGGGTTGGTTGGTGATCGATTAAAAATCAGTAATGTTGACGCCATGGAAGAATGA
- the LOC126608707 gene encoding CBL-interacting serine/threonine-protein kinase 1-like isoform X2, with translation MVIVSNSRNYSNKGMRLGKYELGRTLGEGNFGKVKFAKNVESGQSFAVKILEKTKIIDLKFTDQIKNEIGTLKLLKHPNVVRLHEVVASKTKIYMILEYVTSGELFDKIAHNGKLTETEGRKLFQQLIDGVSYCHNKGVSHRDLKLENVLVDAKGNIKISDFGLSALPQDFREDGLLHTTCGSPNYVAPEILANKGYDGATSDVWSCGVILYVILTGFLPFDDRNLAVLYQKILKGETSIPKWLSPGAKNLIKRILDPNPATRITMTGIKSDEWFKQDYSPVNPDEEEEDKNVDDEAFSIHEVPSEGERSPDAQHPYTHINAFQLIGMSSCLDLSGFFEKEDVSERKIRFTSNHSAKDLLEKIEEIVLEMGYCVQKKNGRLKVMEERKGERSACSLSVAAEVFEISPSLFVVELRKSCGDSSAYRQLCKKLSNDLGVPSSQELLTS, from the exons ATGGTGATCGTGAGCAACAGTCGAAATTACAGTAACAAGGGAATGCGACTGGGGAAATACGAGCTCGGAAGGACACTTGGCGAGGGTAATTTCGGGAAAGTCAAATTTGCTAAGAACGTCGAGTCCGGCCAGTCCTTTGCCGTTAAGATTCTGGAGAagaccaaaattattgaccttaAATTCACCGACCAG ATAAAGAATGAGATTGGAACATTGAAACTACTGAAGCATCCAAACGTTGTCAGATTACATGAG GTTGTAGCAAGCAAAACCAAGATTTACATGATCCTCGAATATGTTACCAGCGGCgaattgtttgacaaaatt GCACACAACGGAAAACTTACAGAGACCGAAGGCAGGAAGCTTTTCCAACAATTAATCGACGGTGTGAGCTACTGTCACAACAAAGGCGTCTCCCATCGGGATCTTAAG CTGGAGAATGTTCTTGTCGATGCTAAGGGGAACATAAAGATATCGGACTTTGGCCTTAGCGCTTTGCCCCAGGATTTTCGG GAAGATGGTTTGCTTCATACAACCTGTGGAAGCCCCAACTATGTTGCTCCCGAGATTCTTGCTAACAAAGGTTATGATGGTGCCACCTCCGATGTATGGTCATGTGGTGTCATCTTATACGTCATTCTCACCGGATTTCTCCCTTTCGATGATAGAAATCTTGCAGTTCTCTATCAGAAG ATCTTAAAGGGCGAAACTTCGATACCGAAATGGTTATCACCCGGTGCAAAAAACTTGATCAAGAGGATTCTCGATCCCAACCCTGCTACCAGAATAACAATGACTGGCATCAAGTCAGACGAATGGTTCAAGCAGGATTACTCTCCTGTAAAtcctgatgaagaagaagaagataaaaacGTCGATGATGAAGCTTTCTCAATACATGAAGTG CCATCTGAGGGGGAGAGGAGTCCAGACGCCCAGCACCCATACACGCATATCAATGCCTTTCAGTTGATCGGAATGTCCTCATGTCTAGACCTCTCCGGCTTCTTTGAGAAAGAG GATGTGTCTGAGAGGAAGATTAGATTTACGTCGAACCACTCTGCTAAAGATTTGCTCGAGAAAATCGAAGAAATTGTATTGGAGATGGGATATTGTGTCCAGAAGAAAAATGGAAGG TTGAAAGTGATGGAAGAACGCAAGGGGGAGAGAAGTGCGTGCAGTCTATCAGTTGCAGCAGAG GTGTTTGAGATAAGCCCATCTTTATTTGTAGTAGAGTTGAGAAAATCATGCGGTGATTCTTCTGCATATAGACAG TTGTGTAAAAAGCTTTCAAATGATTTAGGTGTTCCCTCAAGCCAAGAGTTGCTGACTAGCTGA
- the LOC126608707 gene encoding CBL-interacting serine/threonine-protein kinase 1-like isoform X1, with translation MVIVSNSRNYSNKGMRLGKYELGRTLGEGNFGKVKFAKNVESGQSFAVKILEKTKIIDLKFTDQIKNEIGTLKLLKHPNVVRLHEVVASKTKIYMILEYVTSGELFDKIAHNGKLTETEGRKLFQQLIDGVSYCHNKGVSHRDLKLENVLVDAKGNIKISDFGLSALPQDFREDGLLHTTCGSPNYVAPEILANKGYDGATSDVWSCGVILYVILTGFLPFDDRNLAVLYQKILKGETSIPKWLSPGAKNLIKRILDPNPATRITMTGIKSDEWFKQDYSPVNPDEEEEDKNVDDEAFSIHEVPSEGERSPDAQHPYTHINAFQLIGMSSCLDLSGFFEKEDVSERKIRFTSNHSAKDLLEKIEEIVLEMGYCVQKKNGRLKVMEERKGERSACSLSVAAEVFEISPSLFVVELRKSCGDSSAYRQALNPVFGYVQLCKKLSNDLGVPSSQELLTS, from the exons ATGGTGATCGTGAGCAACAGTCGAAATTACAGTAACAAGGGAATGCGACTGGGGAAATACGAGCTCGGAAGGACACTTGGCGAGGGTAATTTCGGGAAAGTCAAATTTGCTAAGAACGTCGAGTCCGGCCAGTCCTTTGCCGTTAAGATTCTGGAGAagaccaaaattattgaccttaAATTCACCGACCAG ATAAAGAATGAGATTGGAACATTGAAACTACTGAAGCATCCAAACGTTGTCAGATTACATGAG GTTGTAGCAAGCAAAACCAAGATTTACATGATCCTCGAATATGTTACCAGCGGCgaattgtttgacaaaatt GCACACAACGGAAAACTTACAGAGACCGAAGGCAGGAAGCTTTTCCAACAATTAATCGACGGTGTGAGCTACTGTCACAACAAAGGCGTCTCCCATCGGGATCTTAAG CTGGAGAATGTTCTTGTCGATGCTAAGGGGAACATAAAGATATCGGACTTTGGCCTTAGCGCTTTGCCCCAGGATTTTCGG GAAGATGGTTTGCTTCATACAACCTGTGGAAGCCCCAACTATGTTGCTCCCGAGATTCTTGCTAACAAAGGTTATGATGGTGCCACCTCCGATGTATGGTCATGTGGTGTCATCTTATACGTCATTCTCACCGGATTTCTCCCTTTCGATGATAGAAATCTTGCAGTTCTCTATCAGAAG ATCTTAAAGGGCGAAACTTCGATACCGAAATGGTTATCACCCGGTGCAAAAAACTTGATCAAGAGGATTCTCGATCCCAACCCTGCTACCAGAATAACAATGACTGGCATCAAGTCAGACGAATGGTTCAAGCAGGATTACTCTCCTGTAAAtcctgatgaagaagaagaagataaaaacGTCGATGATGAAGCTTTCTCAATACATGAAGTG CCATCTGAGGGGGAGAGGAGTCCAGACGCCCAGCACCCATACACGCATATCAATGCCTTTCAGTTGATCGGAATGTCCTCATGTCTAGACCTCTCCGGCTTCTTTGAGAAAGAG GATGTGTCTGAGAGGAAGATTAGATTTACGTCGAACCACTCTGCTAAAGATTTGCTCGAGAAAATCGAAGAAATTGTATTGGAGATGGGATATTGTGTCCAGAAGAAAAATGGAAGG TTGAAAGTGATGGAAGAACGCAAGGGGGAGAGAAGTGCGTGCAGTCTATCAGTTGCAGCAGAG GTGTTTGAGATAAGCCCATCTTTATTTGTAGTAGAGTTGAGAAAATCATGCGGTGATTCTTCTGCATATAGACAG GCATTAAATCCAGTTTTTGGGTATGTGCAGTTGTGTAAAAAGCTTTCAAATGATTTAGGTGTTCCCTCAAGCCAAGAGTTGCTGACTAGCTGA
- the LOC126606758 gene encoding pectinesterase-like, which translates to MEKRGKLVVGGVSIILIVGVVIGLVAVVCTKKSNKDQLSTSSKAVAAICDPTDYKEACIDSLGSVAKNDSATPKDLIQAAIDSTIKTVKSAIENSNSIAKSFKAINSTGKMAMDDCKDLLESAIADLQASFSFVGDSNMHTMHDREEELRNWFSAVISFQQSCLDGIPQEELQKLMKDSLLNATQLTSNALAIATSIAQILENFNITLNKDLRPTSSSRILEQENDGHGQYPSWFPAADRRLLAKQDNGGVKPNAVVAKDGSGQFKTIGAALAAYPKGLQGRYIIYVKAGVYNEYVTVTKNQVNVFMYGDGPRKTMVTGSKSFADGITTQNTATFAAIGNGFLAKGMGFQNTAGAQKHQAVALRVQSEMSAFFNCRMDAYQDTLYAQTHRQFYRNCVISGTVDFIFGDSPTLIQNSLIIVRKPMDNQKNTVTAQGREDRRENTAIVIQNCRIVPEEVLFPLRFKIPSYLGRPWKTYARTVIMESELGDFIQPAGWLPWSGNFALDTLYYAEYGNRGPGAATNQRVRWKGYHVINRNDAVQFTAGPFLLADRWLKTTGIPYFAGLKT; encoded by the exons ATGGAGAAGAGAGGAAAGCTGGTGGTAGGAGGAGTTTCCATCATCCTTATCGTCGGCGTGGTGATCGGCCTTGTAGCTGTTGTTTGCACAAAAAAGAGTAACAAGGACCAACTTTCCACAAGTTCTAAGGCCGTTGCTGCTATTTGTGATCCTACGGATTACAAAGAGGCATGCATCGACAGCCTTGGATCCGTCGCGAAAAATGATAGCGCCACGCCCAAAGACCTCATCCAGGCCGCCATTGATTCCACAATTAAAACCGTAAAGTCTGCGATAGAGAACTCTAACAGCATTGCCAAATCCTTTAAAGCGATCAACTCGACGGGTAAAATGGCGATGGACGATTGCAAGGACTTGTTGGAATCGGCAATTGCCGATCTCCAAGCCTCTTTTTCGTTCGTTGGGGATAGCAACATGCACACAATGCACGACAGAGAGGAAGAGCTGCGGAATTGGTTCAGCGCGGTGATATCGTTCCAACAATCGTGCCTTGACGGCATTCCTCAGGAGGAGCTCCAAAAGCTCATGAAAGATAGCCTTCTCAACGCCACACAGCTAACCAGCAATGCCTTGGCAATTGCCACATCAATTGCACAAATCTTAGAGAACTTCAACATCACATTGAACAAAGACTTAAGGCCAACGAGCAGCTCGCGGATCCTTGAGCAAGAAAACGATGGGCATGGCCAGTACCCTAGTTGGTTTCCGGCCGCGGACAGGCGGCTGTTGGCAAAACAAGACAATGGAGGGGTTAAACCTAATGCCGTAGTGGCGAAGGACGGGAGTGGACAGTTTAAGACCATTGGTGCTGCCCTTGCTGCATATCCAAAGGGGCTTCAAGGaagatatatcatatatgtgaaGGCTGGGGTTTACAATGAGTATGTTACTGTCACCAAAAATCAGGTCAATGTGTTCATGTATGGAGACGGACCCCGGAAGACCATGGTCACCGGAAGTAAAAGCTTTGCCGATGGCATCACCACTCAGAACACCGCCACATTCG CTGCAATTGGAAACGGATTTCTAGCAAAGGGGATGGGATTTCAGAACACGGCAGGCGCCCAGAAGCATCAGGCTGTGGCACTGCGAGTCCAGTCGGAGATGTCAGCCTTCTTCAACTGCAGAATGGACGCCTACCAAGACACGTTGTACGCGCAAACACATCGCCAATTCTATCGAAACTGTGTCATTTCTGGCACAGTTGACTTCATCTTTGGTGACTCGCCAACGCTGATCCAAAATTCTTTGATCATAGTGAGGAAGCCTATGGACAACCAAAAGAACACAGTGACGGCTCAGGGAAGAGAGGACAGGAGGGAAAACACCGCCATTGTCATCCAGAACTGCAGAATAGTCCCTGAGGAGGTTCTGTTCCCATTAAGGTTCAAGATTCCGTCATACTTAGGCAGGCCATGGAAGACGTATGCAAGGACGGTGATCATGGAGTCGGAGCTCGGAGACTTCATACAACCAGCAGGGTGGCTACCCTGGAGTGGCAACTTTGCACTCGATACTCTATATTACGCAGAGTATGGGAATCGGGGTCCGGGGGCTGCGACCAACCAAAGGGTGAGATGGAAGGGATATCATGTGATTAACAGAAATGACGCTGTCCAGTTCACCGCCGGTCCATTTCTATTGGCGGATCGGTGGTTGAAAACCACCGGCATACCGTACTTTGCCGGTTTGAAAACCTAG